In Oligoflexia bacterium, a single window of DNA contains:
- a CDS encoding vWA domain-containing protein: protein MFGEIKKLVLGLVFCLASGAIAQQRADIVILVDVSGSIAYIQKSINIAKTIAQDTCISQKPDGSRVAVLGFGQTVNTLYDFSSSSSEIRENWNSSWFTDLYEEDEQSQTFITPALNEAELLLENSEGRHKIIIVVSDGMFDDRNAMILERAYLNTTGIGVVAVPVPIQTNQPTYFNEYEPDHRSMQKQQPSLINLPIENKKNLLHLSDKYKESLGELQTLIFKETLRCFKA, encoded by the coding sequence CCCAGCAAAGAGCAGATATTGTCATATTGGTGGATGTTTCTGGTAGCATTGCCTACATCCAAAAGTCTATTAATATTGCAAAAACCATTGCTCAGGATACATGCATTAGTCAGAAACCTGATGGAAGTAGAGTGGCGGTTTTAGGTTTTGGACAAACGGTTAATACCTTATATGATTTTTCTAGTTCTTCATCTGAAATCAGAGAAAATTGGAATTCATCTTGGTTTACCGATTTGTATGAAGAAGATGAGCAAAGTCAAACATTTATTACACCGGCATTAAATGAAGCGGAGCTTTTGCTTGAAAATTCAGAAGGACGTCATAAAATTATTATTGTTGTATCGGATGGGATGTTTGATGATAGAAATGCCATGATTTTAGAAAGAGCTTATCTTAATACTACAGGTATTGGGGTGGTGGCAGTTCCTGTTCCTATACAAACTAACCAACCGACGTACTTCAATGAATATGAACCAGATCATCGGTCCATGCAAAAGCAACAACCGTCATTAATAAACCTACCCATTGAAAACAAAAAAAATTTATTGCATCTTTCTGATAAGTACAAAGAGAGTTTGGGTGAGTTGCAAACCTTAATCTTTAAAGAAACATTACGCTGTTTTAAAGCTTAA
- a CDS encoding VOC family protein, with the protein MSKTTNPVNWFEIPATNIERAKTFYENVFGTNLDISEMGPYKMAFFPWDHQAAGCPGALVMGENYTPSHQGSTVYFSVDNIDECLAKVKTANGKVLQEKTSIGEHGAIAHFEDTEGNRVSLHSK; encoded by the coding sequence ATGTCTAAAACTACAAACCCTGTCAACTGGTTTGAAATTCCAGCAACAAATATTGAACGTGCTAAAACGTTTTATGAGAATGTTTTTGGAACAAACTTAGATATCAGTGAAATGGGCCCATATAAAATGGCATTTTTCCCTTGGGATCACCAAGCTGCTGGCTGTCCTGGTGCTTTGGTCATGGGTGAAAATTACACTCCTTCTCATCAAGGCAGTACGGTTTATTTTTCTGTAGATAATATTGATGAATGCTTGGCTAAGGTTAAAACTGCCAATGGTAAAGTTTTACAAGAAAAAACCAGCATTGGTGAACATGGTGCTATTGCTCACTTTGAAGATACAGAGGGCAATCGTGTCTCATTGCACAGCAAATAA
- a CDS encoding PLP-dependent aspartate aminotransferase family protein, with translation MAKKRKSTLYPKTSVITEGFDPSLSVGSARPAVFRSSTFVFSSPEAAENAFAIALNKKEKEAGEIPELIYSRLSHPNAEILEQHLTPLEPKSKDAVVFNSGMAAISTLLLALNKPGEAFVYTTPLYGGTYHLIKEVLQPLNIQGIEAPAKSLNQVLTTIKNNKTIAMVFVETPSNPNLCLLDLKQIAQACKEHPKQPLLVVDNTLMGPTYQHPIKLGADLVVYSATKYLAGFSDMLGGVILGKSIEHLNALRGYRALLGNIMQADECWILDSRLPTVQLRMEKQSKNAQRIVKAIHQHPAIKQVYYPGYFTDSKQETLWEDQCGQPGALFSLVLKGGKSQAFNFLRHLKIIKNAVSLGGMESLACHPASTTHSEMSEEVLKENDIDQGLVRISVGIEDWRDIQKDIQQALDKSDPI, from the coding sequence ATGGCAAAAAAAAGAAAATCAACCTTATATCCAAAAACCTCAGTGATTACAGAAGGTTTTGACCCATCTTTATCAGTTGGTTCAGCCCGACCGGCAGTATTTAGAAGCTCTACCTTTGTTTTTTCTTCACCAGAAGCAGCAGAAAACGCCTTTGCTATAGCCTTGAATAAGAAAGAAAAAGAAGCCGGTGAAATACCAGAGCTTATCTATTCACGTTTGTCGCATCCCAATGCAGAAATTTTAGAACAGCATTTAACGCCATTAGAACCGAAATCCAAAGATGCTGTGGTTTTTAACTCAGGTATGGCAGCCATTTCAACATTGCTGCTGGCTCTCAATAAACCCGGAGAAGCATTTGTTTATACCACGCCACTTTATGGCGGAACCTACCATCTTATTAAAGAAGTGTTACAGCCTCTAAATATTCAAGGTATAGAGGCTCCGGCAAAAAGTCTAAACCAAGTATTGACCACAATTAAAAACAATAAAACCATTGCTATGGTTTTTGTAGAAACCCCATCTAATCCTAACTTATGTTTGTTAGATTTAAAGCAAATAGCACAAGCCTGTAAAGAACATCCAAAGCAACCTTTGCTGGTTGTTGATAATACTCTAATGGGGCCTACGTATCAGCATCCCATTAAATTGGGCGCAGACTTGGTGGTTTACTCAGCCACCAAATACTTGGCTGGTTTTAGTGACATGTTAGGGGGAGTTATTTTAGGAAAAAGTATTGAACATTTAAATGCCTTGCGCGGGTATAGAGCTTTATTAGGCAATATCATGCAAGCGGATGAGTGTTGGATTTTGGATAGTCGCTTGCCCACAGTGCAACTGCGAATGGAAAAACAAAGTAAAAATGCACAGCGCATTGTTAAAGCCATTCATCAACATCCAGCAATAAAGCAGGTGTATTATCCGGGTTATTTTACGGATTCCAAACAAGAAACCTTATGGGAAGATCAGTGTGGACAGCCGGGTGCCTTGTTTTCATTGGTTCTAAAAGGCGGTAAAAGCCAAGCCTTTAATTTCTTAAGACATCTAAAGATTATCAAAAATGCTGTCAGCTTGGGCGGCATGGAATCTTTGGCTTGTCACCCAGCCAGTACAACGCACAGTGAAATGAGTGAAGAGGTTTTAAAAGAAAATGATATTGATCAAGGTTTGGTTAGAATATCCGTAGGTATTGAAGATTGGAGAGATATTCAAAAAGATATTCAACAGGCTTTAGACAAGAGTGACCCCATTTAA